A single genomic interval of Littorina saxatilis isolate snail1 linkage group LG17, US_GU_Lsax_2.0, whole genome shotgun sequence harbors:
- the LOC138951975 gene encoding sphingosine-1-phosphate phosphatase 2-like encodes MSDLWRRIVALSDPQLTADFQRICGIKLLHHTEQNGIGTSKNNVRKSSNVNGFAEECHDSHNAKTNGDAHPVRNGAVPCQNSSAGVYDSSLKKRHGKNGYTIHDVAQNEDRKAPHQQNGTACQCQHDSSSPLTNGYIHNGETPKAGSDDTTKSSIHTPTYVIANKLLYYIFSFGASLGNEIFYIVFFSFGLWTFNNNVSRRVSLIWCVIMYLGQAAKDLICWPRPTSPPVVRLEGRYELEYGMPSTHAMVGVVMPFGMLYYTYGVYEYNFFLGLILASIWCVLVSFSRLYLGMHSVLDILVGIVGAFVIMICCIPFVERVDCLLVAHPWCFPTLNIVVIGLCMAYPELKIWSTARGDTTQVLAVFSGIYQGLWYMGQTASPQIAEAAVRSAYTGWAGVAAAVGRQLLGIVVLVFLLEGLKKAVIYVMSTLLGMDPKDPKSKQHLGVELTYKYIGYYTTAFCAGYVMPAIFLYLGWHRRDYLTEIYNHSHHFGL; translated from the exons ATGTCAGACTTGTGGCGACGGATAGTCGCTCTCAGCGACCCACAACTGACCGCAGATTTTCAAAGAATATGTGGAATAAAGCTGCTGCATCACACCGAGCAAAATGGAATCGGTACATCAAAAAACAATGTCCGCAAATCATCGAATGTCAATGGATTTGCCGAGGAATGCCATGACTCACATAACGCGAAGACGAATGGTGACGCCCATCCAGTGAGAAATGGAGCTGTGCCGTGCCAGAATAGTTCCGCTGGTGTGTACGATTCATCTTTGAAGAAGAGACACGGAAAGAATGGCTACACTATCCACGACGTCGCTCAAAACGAAGACCGAAAAGCGCCCCACCAGCAGAACGGGACTGCATGTCAGTGCCAGCACGATTCCTCCAGTCCACTGACCAACGGCTACATTCACAACGGAGAAACACCAAAAGCTGGCAGTGATGACACGACCAAAAGTTCTATACATACACCCACATATGTCATTGCAAACAAGTTGTTGTACTACATCTTTTCTTTCGGTGCTAGCCTCGGCAATGAGATCTTCTACATTGTGTTCTTCAGTTTTGGCTTGTGGACCTTTAACAATAATGTGTCCAGAAGGGTCTCACTTATTTGGTGTGTGATAATGTACCTTGGCCAAGCAGCTAAAGATCTTATATGCTGGCCACGGCCAACATCACCCCCAGTGGTACGTCTAGAGGGAAGATATGAGCTGGAGTATGGCATGCCTTCAACGCATGCTATGGTTGGTGTGGTGATGCCTTTTGGGATGTTGTACTACACTTATGGAGTCTACGAG TACAACTTCTTCTTGGGGCTGATTCTGGCTTCTATCTGGTGTGTACTGGTCAGCTTCAGCCGCCTCTACCTTGGGATGCACAGCGTTCTG GACATTCTGGTGGGGATCGTGGGGGCCTTCGTCATCATGATTTGCTGCATTCCCTTTGTGGAAAGGGTGGACTGCCTGCTGGTGGCCCACCCCTGGTGTTTCCCCACCCTGAACATCGTGGTCATCGGCCTGTGCATGGCCTACCCGGAGCTTAAGATATGGTCCACGGCGCGTGGCGATACCACGCAGGTCCTGGCCGTCTTCTCGGGGATCTACCAGGGCCTGTGGTACATGGGCCAGACCGCCAGCCCGCAGATAGCAGAGGCTGCCGTCAGGTCAGCCTACACGGGCTGGGCGGGGGTTGCGGCGGCCGTGGGGCGGCAGCTGCTGGGCATCGTGGTGCTGGTGTTCCTGCTGGAGGGGCTGAAGAAGGCGGTGATCTACGTCATGTCCACCCTGCTGGGCATGGACCCCAAGGACCCCAAGAGCAAGCAGCACCTGGGGGTAGAGCTGACCTACAAGTACATCGGCTACTACACCACCGCCTTCTGCGCCGGCTACGTCATGCCCGCCATCTTTCTCTACCTGGGCTGGCATCGCCGCGACTACCTCACCGAGATTTACAACCACTCCCACCACTTTGGCCTGTAG